In the Cylindrospermopsis raciborskii Cr2010 genome, TATATCTGATACTGGTGCTAAAGGTATACTTTCAGGTAAAGAGGACTTAGGGATTTTTTCTGCACTATAATCCCTCGGTTTTACATCCGCAACTGCTGCGGACATAATAATTATATTGGCAATGGGAAAATATTCTAACATCACTTCTTGCATTTGTGCTGCACTAATCACCCGTATACCCTTTACCCCCAGGGGAACACTCCAACTGGAAGGACAATGGACTAGTGTTACCTCCGCTCCCCTGTGTAGTGCTGCTTGTGCAAGAGCTAATCCCATTTTACCTGTTGCTGGATTGCCAATAAACCGCACCGGATCTAAATATTCCCTAGTTCCTCCCCCACTAATCAAAACTTGTTTTCCCCTTAAATCTCTTTTCCCTTGAGTATGTAATAAAGATTTCACCCAAACCTCTATTTCCTCCGGTTCCGCCATTCTCCCCGCCCCCGTGCGATCGCACGCTAATAGTCCCTGAGCGGTTTGCATAGCATAAAACCGAGGATTTGTCAATATTTGTTGCCAATTCCTTTGCACTGTGATCTGTTCCCACATATCGGTATTCATAGCAGGTGCTAAAAGTATGGGACAGGTAGAAGCTAAAACCGTATTTGTTAATAAGTTATCAGCTATGCCATAAGCCAATTTAGCTATAGTATTGGCTGTTAAAGGAGCAATAACCATAAGATCGGCCCACTCTCCCAATTCTATATGGAGCGGACGGGAGTAGATTGGTTGCCAAAAGTCATCATCAGTATAAGCCTGATGGCGAGACAGGGTAGAAACAGTTAGGGGAGTAATGAATTTTTGAGCTGAATTAGTGAGGATAACTCTTAGTTCCACTTGTGATTGGAACAGGGTGGAAATTAACTGACAAACCTTATAAGCTGCGATACCACCTCCCACAGCAACAATGACCTTTTTTCTTTCCGAATTGCTAGTTGACATGAAATTGGTACAAATGAAAATCAAAACTACCCAAGATCTAGATCTGGGTAGTTTTGAGTGATTTTTGAGCGGTTCAACCCTAAGTATTACTCTTTGGGTTTTCTTTCAAAGCGAGGAGGTTCACGAAAGGCGATCGCAAAGAATAGAACACCTATTGCTAAAGCCAAAATTAAAATGTATGCAACGCTTTCCATGTTAGGATTTCCTATCAGGGTAGTATTTTGATTTTATCAAACACAGTGAAAACCGGGAGGTTTGGTCACCAATTGACATTAAACAGGCCCGGTGGCAAAAAGTAGGAAGTCTGAAGACCCATACTTTAGACCCATACTTTTTACCTTACACCTAATTAAGCTTCCTTGCGAACACGAGTGGTCTTATCACCCAATTTTTGGAATAGACCCCACTCTACTTGTTCTTCTAGATCCGCTTCCACACCTGCGAATACATCGCGGTAGATAGTTCTAGCACCATGCCAGATGTGACCAAAGAAGAATAAGAGAGCAAATACAGCGTGACCGAAGGTAAACCAACCTCTAGGAGAGGTGCGGAACACACCATCAGATCCCAAGGTTTCACGGTCGAATTCAAAAATTTCCCCACCTTGAGCTTTCCGAGCATATTTCTTCACATCAGCAGGGTCTGTGAATGTTTGACCATTCAAATTACCACCGTAGAAGCTAACAGTTACACCCGTTTGCTCAAAGCTGTATCTGGATTCCGCCCGACGGAAAGGAATGTCAGCGCGGACAACCCCATCCTTATCGGTCAAAATCACAGGGAAGGTTTCAAAGAAGTTAGGTAGACGACGAACAGTCAGTTCCCTTCCTTCCGAATCTGTGAATACTGCATGACCTTGCCAAGATTGGGCAATGCCATCACCCTTAACCATAGGACCTGTGCGGAATAATCCACCTTTAGCCGGACTATTACCCACATAGTCGTAAAAAGCTAACTTTTCAGGGATTTGTGACCATGCTTCTGTTAAAGTCGCACCACCAGCTACACTGGATTGCACACGACGTTGAATCTCTTGTCGGAAGTATCCTTGATCCCACTGGTAGCGGGTAGGTCCAAACAGTTCAATGGGTGTAGTTGCATTTCCATACCACATTGTTCCTGCTACTACGAAAGCGGCAAAGAACACTGCTGCAATACTGCTGGAAAGTACGGTTTCGATATTACCCATCCGTAGAGCTTTGTAGAGCCTTTCCGGTGGTCTAACCGATAGGTGGAATAGTCCGGCAATAATACCTACCACCCCTGCAGCAATATGGTGAGCCACAACACCACCAGGGTTAAAGGGGTTAAAGCCTGCTGGTCCCCATTCAGGTGCTACTGGTTGAATACTGCCAGTTAAACCATAAGCATCAGAAACCCACATTCCTGGACCAAATAGACCAGTGAGATGGAAAGCACCAAATCCAAAACAAAGTAAACCGGATAAGAACAAATGAATGCCAAACATTTTTGGCAAATCTAAAGCAGATTCGCCAGTGCGGGGATCTCTAAACAGTTCCAAATCCCAATAAACCCAGTGCCAAACAGCAGCTAGGAATAATAGACCGGAGAGAACTATATGAGCAGCAGCTACGCCTTCAAATGACCAGAAGCCAGGATCTACTGCTGTACCACCTGTTACGCTCCAACCGCCCCAGGATTCGGTTACACCCAAACGTGCCATGAAGGGTAATACGAACATCCCTTGTCGCCACATCGGGTTGAGAACAGGATCACTAGGATCGTAAACAGCTAATTCATAGAGTGCCATTGAACCAGCCCAGCCAGCAACTAAGGCTGTGTGCATTAAGTGTACGGAAATCAGTCGGCCTGGATCGTTCAGCACCACTGTATGTACTCGGTACCAAGGTAGTCCCATTGACTACGCCCCTCCTTAAAAAGTTAGTTTACAAAGCAATTTTCTTACTGAGACTGCTCAGGTGATAATCTACCATCCACAGGTCTCCGGTGAGTTTTTGTTATTGCCAGTCTTGATTGATATTTCCCCGCTTTAGAAAAATGGGGATTCTAATTGGTGAGTGCATACGGGTTGAAACCTCGCATTTACTCAATAGCCGTGTGGCTAGGTTTATTATCGCCGATTTGCCGTCATAAGTTAAGTCTTCCAGCTCATCACTTTTAAGAACTCTCTTATTTCAGCTCCGAGCAAAAATGAGAATTTTTTAGTAAGTATAACCTGAAAATGTGATTGTTGATCCAAATGTCTTTGTTATTATTCCAGGAGAAGGAGGTCAAGTTTGGTAAGTTCGCCAAATTATCGCTAAGTTTAAAACAACAATGGCCATAACTAAGTTTTTCCGCTGGTTAGGGAAACCAGTTAAATTTCTATCCCTATTCTCTTTGTGCTTCTTACTGACCATTAGCTGTAGTCCCACTCAGCATTCCAATACCCCTCCCCAGAATCTTTCCGCTGATGCTCGCATTACCATAGGCACTACTGCCAAACCAAGAACTCTTGACCCCGCTGATGCTTATGAGTTAGCATCCCTGGGTTTAATTTTTAATATGAGCGATCGCCTGTATACGTATAATCCAGGTAGCACGGAAATTCAACCACAACTGGCTACTTCTTTACCTAAAGTTAGTGCGGATGGGTTAACATATACCATACCTTTGCGTAAAGATGTGGTTTTTCACGATGGTACTCCCTTTAACGCTAAAGCTATGGAATTCAGTATTCAGCGGTTTATAGAAAATAAGGGTAAACCCTCGTTTTTACTTTCTGATACTATAGACTCAGTAAAAGCAACTAAGGAACATGAATTAACAATTAGGTTAAAAAAACCTTTTGCCGCTTTTCCTGCTTTATTAGCCTTTTCGGGGGTGTGTCCGGTATCACCTAAATCCTATCAAATTGGGGCGGGTAAATTCCAACCTAATATATTTGTGGGAACTGGTCCATATAAACTCCAAGAATATGGGGCGGATTCGTTAAAATTTGATGTTTTTGACCAATATTGGGGAGAAAAACCGGCAAATAAGGGGATTAACGTACAAATTCAATCTAGTCCCGTCAACCTGTTTAATGCCTTTAAAACAGGGGCGTTTGACGTTGCTTATTTGTCATTACAACCAGATCAAATTCGCAGTTTAGAAGAGGGAGCAAAAACAGGAAATTGGCAAGCAATAACTGCTCAAGGTAGTGTAGTTAGTTATATGGTACTCAATAGAAATCAACAACCCCTAGATCAACCAGAAGTACGAAAGGCGATCGCTTCATTAGTCAATCGTTCCCTATTGAACGACAGGGTGTTATATGGTCAAGCGGATCCGCTTTATAGCATGATTCCGACAACATTTAATGTTTCCCAACCATTATTTAAAAACAAATATGGTGATGGAGAATTTGACCGAGCCAAAAACCTGTTAACTGCTGCGGGATTCTCTGTAGAAAAGCCAGCCAAAATTCAAGTTTGGTATCCTTCCAGTTCACCTACCCGCAGTTTAGTGGCACAAACCTTAAAATCCCTAGCTGACACCAAAATGGGTGGAATATTACAACTAGAAATTAAAACTGTAGAAGGAGCAACATTCTTCAAAGAAATTTCTAAAGGTTCCTATCCCATAGCCCTATTAGATTGGTATCCGGACTTTTTAGATCCCGATAACTATGTCCAACCATTTTTGGCATGTGAGCAAGGTTCAGAAAGCAAAGGTTGTGAAAAAGGTGGTAGTCAAACCCAAGGAGCTTTTTATTATAGCCAAACCATGAATAAATTGATTGATCAACAGCGTCAAGAGCAGAATCCAGAAGCCAGAAAGAAAATATTTAATCAGATTCAGAACCTGGTTTTAGAAGATGTTCCTTATATTCCCCTATGGCAAAATAAAGATTATGTTTTTGCCCAAAAAGGTGTGAACAACGTCCAACTTGATCCCACTCAGAATCTGATTTACAAAAACATCAAAAAATAAAAACCAACAACCCTAATTATTGCCCTATGTCTCGGTCTAAAGCCCTACAGTATTACATAGCTTCTCGGTTATTATTTGCACCGCTGCAATTATTAACCATTGTCACCATTGTTTTTCTTTTACTAAGAGCAACACCGGGAGATCCAG is a window encoding:
- the coaBC gene encoding bifunctional phosphopantothenoylcysteine decarboxylase/phosphopantothenate--cysteine ligase CoaBC gives rise to the protein MSTSNSERKKVIVAVGGGIAAYKVCQLISTLFQSQVELRVILTNSAQKFITPLTVSTLSRHQAYTDDDFWQPIYSRPLHIELGEWADLMVIAPLTANTIAKLAYGIADNLLTNTVLASTCPILLAPAMNTDMWEQITVQRNWQQILTNPRFYAMQTAQGLLACDRTGAGRMAEPEEIEVWVKSLLHTQGKRDLRGKQVLISGGGTREYLDPVRFIGNPATGKMGLALAQAALHRGAEVTLVHCPSSWSVPLGVKGIRVISAAQMQEVMLEYFPIANIIIMSAAVADVKPRDYSAEKIPKSSLPESIPLAPVSDIIAHLGKIKQPHQLLIGFAAQTGDIVTPAQEKLQRKNLDVIVANPIDKSDSGFGSDNNQAVFLKTKGERLDISSCSKLQLAHYLFDFI
- a CDS encoding photosystem II reaction center protein T; amino-acid sequence: MESVAYILILALAIGVLFFAIAFREPPRFERKPKE
- the psbB gene encoding photosystem II chlorophyll-binding protein CP47 produces the protein MGLPWYRVHTVVLNDPGRLISVHLMHTALVAGWAGSMALYELAVYDPSDPVLNPMWRQGMFVLPFMARLGVTESWGGWSVTGGTAVDPGFWSFEGVAAAHIVLSGLLFLAAVWHWVYWDLELFRDPRTGESALDLPKMFGIHLFLSGLLCFGFGAFHLTGLFGPGMWVSDAYGLTGSIQPVAPEWGPAGFNPFNPGGVVAHHIAAGVVGIIAGLFHLSVRPPERLYKALRMGNIETVLSSSIAAVFFAAFVVAGTMWYGNATTPIELFGPTRYQWDQGYFRQEIQRRVQSSVAGGATLTEAWSQIPEKLAFYDYVGNSPAKGGLFRTGPMVKGDGIAQSWQGHAVFTDSEGRELTVRRLPNFFETFPVILTDKDGVVRADIPFRRAESRYSFEQTGVTVSFYGGNLNGQTFTDPADVKKYARKAQGGEIFEFDRETLGSDGVFRTSPRGWFTFGHAVFALLFFFGHIWHGARTIYRDVFAGVEADLEEQVEWGLFQKLGDKTTRVRKEA
- a CDS encoding ABC transporter substrate-binding protein, with translation MAITKFFRWLGKPVKFLSLFSLCFLLTISCSPTQHSNTPPQNLSADARITIGTTAKPRTLDPADAYELASLGLIFNMSDRLYTYNPGSTEIQPQLATSLPKVSADGLTYTIPLRKDVVFHDGTPFNAKAMEFSIQRFIENKGKPSFLLSDTIDSVKATKEHELTIRLKKPFAAFPALLAFSGVCPVSPKSYQIGAGKFQPNIFVGTGPYKLQEYGADSLKFDVFDQYWGEKPANKGINVQIQSSPVNLFNAFKTGAFDVAYLSLQPDQIRSLEEGAKTGNWQAITAQGSVVSYMVLNRNQQPLDQPEVRKAIASLVNRSLLNDRVLYGQADPLYSMIPTTFNVSQPLFKNKYGDGEFDRAKNLLTAAGFSVEKPAKIQVWYPSSSPTRSLVAQTLKSLADTKMGGILQLEIKTVEGATFFKEISKGSYPIALLDWYPDFLDPDNYVQPFLACEQGSESKGCEKGGSQTQGAFYYSQTMNKLIDQQRQEQNPEARKKIFNQIQNLVLEDVPYIPLWQNKDYVFAQKGVNNVQLDPTQNLIYKNIKK